One stretch of Candidatus Methylomirabilis sp. DNA includes these proteins:
- the ybeY gene encoding rRNA maturation RNase YbeY: MGCPEAEVGCLLVTDRRIRALNRRYRGEDTPTDVLAFSQREGGGPPGQPGLLGDVVISVETAARQAARAGHSLTREAALLLIHGILHLLGHDHARAVERRRMWALQRRLLREAATDLR, from the coding sequence TTGGGCTGTCCTGAGGCCGAGGTCGGATGCCTCCTCGTCACGGACCGGCGCATCCGCGCGCTCAACCGCCGCTACCGGGGTGAGGATACGCCGACGGACGTCCTGGCCTTCTCCCAGCGCGAGGGGGGCGGGCCGCCCGGGCAGCCCGGCCTCCTCGGGGACGTGGTCATCTCCGTGGAGACCGCTGCCCGCCAGGCCGCCCGGGCCGGGCACTCCCTCACGCGGGAGGCGGCCCTCCTCCTCATCCACGGTATTCTCCACCTGCTCGGGCACGACCACGCCAGGGCGGTCGAGCGCCGCCGGATGTGGGCGCTGCAGCGGCGGCTGCTCCGCGAGGCGGCGACGGACCTGCGCTAG
- a CDS encoding HDIG domain-containing protein yields MAQTSSALKENGGRKASPSHHRYHRTPMRGLFQAAEEEPRILRLGGLLCVLLTTLLLASAAPWITGPLALVGQFLFSAFVLGALAFYMVRLQPRQWQSPKHLTLLATVVLITLLVIRGAAVLTKAMATHFPVVPQASFEYALPVAVGAVLLAVLFNPRVAFAGSLAISLLAALMVGMSLKFFLFAMVGGLVGVFGIPPVQDRSTFFKAGCWVSVANAYSLVAFAFLEGGFLQLPVEVLAGLASGILTAVIASALLPALERLFDTATDLRLLELSNMTNPLLRQLIMTAPGTYHHSIMVGTLSEAAAEAIGANSLLCRVGALYHDVGKVRKPAYFIENQPEALARHSELNPRISSLIITSHVKDGIVLALEHRLPPAIVDLIPQHHGTRLVKYFFEKAKEAHDPDMGEVDEGDYRYPGPKPQSREAAILMLADAVEAAARTLNDPTPARIQGVVQRIINTIFIEGQLDECDLTLKDLHLIAKAFIRILTGMYHHRVDYPGVQLQDFAKKRATDGDPGPKPPAGEKGADVPAAKRGPEDIKRLGLS; encoded by the coding sequence ATGGCCCAGACGAGCTCGGCGCTCAAGGAGAACGGAGGCCGCAAGGCCTCCCCCAGCCACCACCGCTACCACCGGACCCCCATGCGGGGCCTCTTCCAGGCGGCGGAGGAGGAGCCCCGGATCCTCCGACTCGGCGGACTGCTCTGCGTCCTCCTCACGACCCTCCTCCTGGCCTCTGCTGCCCCATGGATCACCGGCCCGTTGGCCCTGGTGGGACAGTTTCTGTTCTCCGCCTTCGTCCTGGGCGCCCTGGCCTTTTACATGGTGCGCCTTCAGCCGCGGCAGTGGCAGAGCCCCAAACACCTCACCCTGCTGGCGACCGTCGTCCTCATCACTCTCCTGGTCATCCGGGGGGCCGCCGTCCTCACGAAGGCCATGGCGACCCACTTCCCGGTGGTCCCGCAGGCATCCTTCGAGTACGCTCTGCCCGTCGCGGTCGGAGCGGTCCTCCTGGCCGTCCTCTTCAACCCCCGGGTCGCCTTCGCCGGCTCGCTCGCCATCAGCCTCCTCGCCGCGCTGATGGTGGGGATGAGCCTGAAGTTTTTCCTCTTCGCCATGGTGGGCGGGCTGGTGGGGGTTTTCGGCATCCCGCCGGTCCAGGATCGGAGCACCTTCTTCAAGGCCGGCTGCTGGGTGAGCGTGGCGAACGCCTACAGCCTGGTGGCGTTTGCCTTTCTCGAGGGGGGGTTCCTGCAGCTGCCCGTGGAGGTGCTGGCCGGTCTGGCCAGCGGGATCCTGACGGCCGTGATCGCCTCCGCGCTCCTGCCGGCCCTGGAGCGCCTCTTCGACACGGCGACCGACCTCCGGCTGCTGGAGCTTTCGAACATGACCAACCCGCTGCTCCGGCAACTGATCATGACGGCCCCCGGGACCTACCACCACAGCATCATGGTCGGGACCCTCTCCGAGGCGGCCGCCGAGGCGATCGGGGCCAACTCCCTCCTCTGCCGGGTGGGGGCCCTCTACCATGATGTGGGGAAGGTCCGGAAGCCGGCGTACTTCATCGAGAACCAGCCCGAGGCGCTCGCCCGCCACAGCGAGCTGAACCCCCGGATCTCCAGCCTCATCATCACCTCCCACGTGAAGGATGGGATCGTGTTGGCCCTGGAGCATCGGCTCCCGCCGGCCATCGTGGACCTGATCCCCCAGCACCACGGGACCCGGTTGGTGAAGTACTTCTTCGAGAAGGCGAAGGAGGCTCACGACCCGGACATGGGGGAGGTGGACGAGGGGGACTACCGGTACCCCGGGCCGAAGCCCCAGAGCCGAGAGGCGGCGATCCTGATGCTGGCCGATGCCGTGGAGGCGGCGGCCCGCACCCTGAACGACCCGACGCCGGCTCGGATCCAGGGAGTCGTCCAGCGGATCATCAATACGATCTTCATCGAGGGACAGCTCGACGAGTGCGACCTCACCCTGAAGGATCTGCACCTCATCGCCAAGGCGTTTATCCGCATCCTGACCGGGATGTATCACCACCGGGTCGATTACCCCGGCGTCCAGCTCCAGGACTTCGCGAAGAAGCGGGCGACGGATGGGGATCCAGGTCCGAAACCTCCAGCGGGCGAGAAGGGTGCCGACGTCCCGGCTGCGAAGCGTGGGCCGGAGGACATTAAGCGCCTTGGGCTGTCCTGA
- a CDS encoding PhoH family protein yields the protein MNDLKSSHRKVSLPAGRHIQNLFGRHDEYIRLVENALNVRLTTREGLLTIAGEEEEVGIAEQVIHELTSILEGGGSLSSQQVRLALRHVGRQDLEGFKAVQNDFIEVSPKKRPVRPKSAGQKGYIDAIRQHDIVFGIGPAGTGKTYLAMAMAVSAHLRREANRIILTRPAVEAGERLGYLPGTLYDKINPYLRPLYDALYDMLETERANRLIEMGVIEIAPLAFMRGRTLNDSFIILDEAQNTTSEQMKMFLTRLGFNSKTVITGDITQVDLPPGRVSGLIQVRTVLRDIEGIKFVYLKEEDVVRHELVQQIIRAYEEHHTSPGDPLARRPDPARGEREAPDLG from the coding sequence ATGAACGATCTCAAGAGCTCTCACCGGAAGGTTTCCCTCCCGGCCGGCCGCCACATCCAGAACCTCTTTGGCCGTCACGACGAGTACATCCGCCTGGTGGAGAACGCCCTCAACGTCCGCCTCACCACCCGCGAGGGCCTGCTGACCATCGCGGGAGAAGAGGAAGAGGTGGGGATCGCGGAGCAGGTCATCCACGAGTTGACCAGCATCCTGGAGGGGGGTGGCTCCCTCAGCAGCCAGCAGGTGCGCCTGGCGCTGCGCCACGTGGGGCGGCAGGACCTCGAGGGGTTCAAGGCGGTCCAGAACGACTTCATCGAGGTCTCCCCCAAGAAGCGGCCGGTCCGGCCGAAGAGCGCCGGCCAGAAGGGCTACATTGACGCCATCCGGCAGCACGACATCGTCTTCGGCATCGGGCCGGCCGGCACCGGGAAGACCTACCTGGCCATGGCCATGGCCGTCTCGGCCCACCTCCGGCGCGAGGCCAATCGCATCATCCTGACGCGCCCGGCGGTGGAGGCGGGGGAGCGGCTGGGCTATCTGCCCGGCACCCTGTACGACAAGATCAACCCGTACCTCCGCCCCCTCTACGACGCCCTCTACGACATGCTCGAGACGGAGCGGGCGAACCGCCTCATCGAAATGGGGGTCATCGAGATCGCGCCGCTCGCCTTCATGCGGGGGCGGACCCTGAACGACTCCTTCATCATCCTGGACGAGGCCCAGAACACCACCTCCGAGCAGATGAAGATGTTCCTCACGCGCCTGGGGTTCAACTCGAAGACGGTCATCACCGGGGACATCACCCAGGTGGACCTCCCGCCGGGCCGGGTCTCCGGCCTGATCCAGGTCCGGACCGTCCTCCGGGACATCGAGGGGATCAAGTTCGTCTATCTCAAGGAGGAGGACGTGGTCCGGCACGAGCTGGTCCAGCAGATCATCCGGGCCTACGAGGAGCACCACACGTCCCCCGGGGACCCCCTCGCCCGCCGGCCGGACCCGGCCCGCGGGGAGCGGGAGGCCCCGGACCTCGGGTAG
- a CDS encoding sugar kinase, with protein sequence MPDPALDLATLGEVMIRLSPRGHARLEAADSLEVMVGGAEGNVAVGVARLGLRAAWISKLPRDPFGRRVVGELRRHGVDTSRVVWVPEGRVGIYFFEQGAAPRQSQVIYYRAGSTVTTLEEEEVDWAFLASARVIHLTGITPALGPRPRALVFRAAREAKAAGRLLSFDLNYRARLWRPQEAREVAEALYPQVDVGFASLEDARAVFGVEGGPETVAGALRDRYRLPLLILTLGPGGCVAVGDGLSRPTRHLPVQEVDPLGAGDAFAAGFLTGYLAGGIQQGLDLGTALAAAKVVTPGDFCLSTREEIERMLKAGGSEVQR encoded by the coding sequence ATGCCCGATCCGGCGCTGGACCTGGCCACCCTCGGGGAGGTGATGATCCGCCTCTCCCCGAGGGGGCACGCCCGCCTGGAGGCGGCGGACAGTCTCGAGGTCATGGTGGGGGGGGCTGAGGGGAACGTGGCGGTCGGGGTCGCCCGGCTCGGCTTGCGCGCCGCCTGGATCTCCAAGCTCCCCCGGGATCCCTTCGGCCGCCGGGTGGTGGGAGAGCTCCGACGCCACGGCGTGGACACCTCCCGGGTCGTCTGGGTCCCCGAGGGGCGGGTCGGGATCTATTTCTTCGAGCAGGGAGCAGCCCCCCGCCAGAGCCAGGTCATCTACTACCGGGCCGGCTCGACCGTCACTACTCTCGAGGAGGAGGAGGTGGACTGGGCCTTCCTTGCCTCGGCTCGGGTCATCCACCTGACCGGCATCACACCAGCCCTCGGCCCCCGCCCCCGAGCCCTTGTCTTCCGGGCGGCCCGGGAGGCCAAGGCGGCGGGGCGCCTGCTCTCCTTCGACCTGAACTACCGCGCGCGCCTCTGGCGGCCCCAGGAGGCCCGGGAGGTCGCGGAGGCGCTCTACCCGCAGGTGGACGTGGGGTTCGCCAGCCTGGAAGATGCCCGGGCGGTCTTCGGCGTGGAGGGGGGGCCGGAGACGGTCGCCGGGGCCCTCCGGGACCGCTATCGCCTCCCGCTTCTCATCCTGACGCTGGGCCCCGGAGGGTGCGTGGCGGTGGGGGACGGTCTCTCCCGCCCGACCCGGCACCTCCCGGTCCAGGAGGTGGACCCCCTCGGAGCCGGGGATGCGTTCGCGGCCGGCTTCCTCACCGGCTACCTGGCGGGCGGCATCCAGCAGGGCCTGGACCTGGGCACCGCCCTCGCGGCCGCCAAGGTGGTGACGCCGGGGGACTTTTGCCTCTCCACCCGGGAGGAGATCGAGCGGATGCTCAAGGCCGGGGGCTCAGAGGTCCAGCGGTAA